The Methanobrevibacter thaueri genome has a window encoding:
- the spt4 gene encoding transcription elongation factor subunit Spt4: MKACTVCKMISSKDHCPSCGNPTSDNWSGLLIITDPEESRVAKELNIEIPGEYCLRVR; this comes from the coding sequence ATGAAAGCTTGTACAGTTTGTAAAATGATTTCAAGTAAAGATCACTGTCCTAGTTGTGGAAATCCTACTTCCGATAACTGGAGCGGTCTTTTGATTATAACTGACCCAGAAGAATCTAGAGTAGCTAAGGAATTGAATATTGAAATTCCAGGGGAATATTGTTTAAGAGTAAGATAA
- a CDS encoding type II toxin-antitoxin system VapC family toxin, producing the protein MDSKEVVIDTNFFMVPFQFNVDIITELENTLPSYKLTTPSFVINELKGLKKNNKGKTRLNANLALKLANSSKVEIKDISLLENETVDDALLRVSEVLATNDTELKNRAKNKGITIVYLRQKKYIAVDGKI; encoded by the coding sequence ATGGACTCTAAAGAAGTTGTGATTGATACCAATTTTTTTATGGTTCCTTTTCAGTTCAATGTTGACATCATCACTGAACTTGAAAACACATTACCTTCTTATAAATTAACAACTCCAAGCTTTGTTATCAATGAATTGAAGGGTTTGAAAAAAAATAATAAGGGAAAAACAAGGTTAAATGCAAATTTGGCCTTGAAATTAGCTAATTCTTCAAAAGTTGAAATAAAGGATATTTCATTACTGGAAAATGAAACTGTGGATGATGCGTTACTTAGAGTTTCAGAAGTATTAGCTACAAACGATACCGAATTGAAAAATCGTGCAAAAAATAAAGGAATAACAATTGTATATTTAAGACAAAAAAAATATATTGCTGTTGATGGTAAAATATAA
- a CDS encoding DNA-directed RNA polymerase encodes MYYKTIIKDTVRIPPYRFENPLEEVAIQTLNETYEGRLDKKLGLLICVNAIVAIGEGKLIMGDGASYHDVEFEAIFFKPEQHEIFDGEVIDIVDYGAFVRIGPMDGLIHVSQVTDDYINYDAKRVALIAKESNKTLDVGDLVRARAVSVSIKDESTNNIDNARNSKIPLTMRQNNLGRFEWIEEAKQKSKKGKE; translated from the coding sequence TTGTATTACAAAACAATAATTAAAGATACTGTAAGAATACCACCTTATAGGTTTGAAAATCCTCTCGAAGAAGTTGCTATTCAGACTTTAAACGAAACTTACGAAGGTCGTTTAGATAAGAAACTTGGTTTACTTATTTGTGTTAATGCAATAGTCGCTATTGGCGAAGGAAAACTCATTATGGGTGATGGTGCTTCCTATCACGATGTTGAATTTGAAGCAATTTTCTTTAAACCAGAGCAACATGAAATCTTTGATGGTGAAGTAATTGATATAGTTGATTACGGTGCTTTTGTAAGAATTGGACCTATGGACGGTCTTATACACGTTTCACAAGTCACTGATGATTATATTAATTATGACGCTAAAAGGGTAGCTTTAATTGCTAAGGAATCCAACAAGACTTTGGACGTTGGAGATTTGGTAAGGGCTAGAGCAGTTAGCGTTTCTATTAAAGACGAATCTACCAACAACATTGACAACGCCAGGAATTCCAAAATTCCTCTCACCATGAGGCAAAACAATTTAGGTAGATTTGAATGGATTGAAGAAGCAAAACAAAAAAGTAAGAAGGGTAAAGAATGA